A single genomic interval of Chlamydia sp. harbors:
- the dapF gene encoding bifunctional diaminopimelate epimerase/glutamate racemase: MGFSSLLTTCKYLLYSGAGNSFILGESRPSLQDILFLCQEEMVDGFLCVEPSTIADAKLTIFNSDGSVASMCGNGLRCAMAHVAQCFGLEDISIETDRGIYQGKFFSMKQVLVDMTLPDWKQAECKLTHVLPGMPETVFFIDTGVPHVVVFVPDVNKVPVQEWGSFLRYHEDFAPEGVNVDFIQRKQDDLLLVYTYERGCERETLSCGTGMLASALVVADTFSLEKDFSLSVCSRSRNVVKIFSSGGKVFLEGPVCLLNRSENFRWLEPKSKCQG; encoded by the coding sequence ATGGGATTCTCTTCTCTTTTAACGACCTGTAAATATCTTCTATATTCTGGAGCAGGAAACAGTTTTATTTTAGGGGAATCAAGGCCCTCACTTCAGGATATTTTGTTTTTATGTCAAGAAGAGATGGTTGATGGTTTTTTGTGTGTGGAGCCTTCTACGATAGCAGATGCTAAACTCACTATTTTCAATAGTGATGGGTCTGTTGCCTCTATGTGTGGTAATGGATTGAGATGCGCAATGGCTCATGTAGCGCAGTGTTTCGGATTAGAAGATATTTCTATTGAGACGGATCGCGGTATCTACCAAGGTAAATTCTTTTCTATGAAACAAGTATTGGTGGACATGACGTTACCTGATTGGAAACAAGCAGAATGCAAGTTAACACATGTGTTGCCTGGTATGCCGGAGACTGTGTTTTTTATTGATACAGGGGTTCCTCATGTCGTGGTTTTTGTTCCAGATGTGAATAAGGTTCCGGTACAAGAATGGGGTTCTTTCCTTCGTTATCACGAAGACTTTGCTCCTGAAGGAGTGAATGTTGATTTCATTCAGCGAAAGCAAGATGATCTACTCCTCGTCTACACCTATGAGCGAGGTTGTGAAAGGGAGACTTTGTCTTGTGGGACTGGGATGTTGGCAAGTGCTTTAGTAGTTGCAGACACCTTTTCCTTAGAGAAAGATTTTTCTTTATCTGTATGTTCCCGTAGTAGAAATGTTGTGAAGATTTTTTCTTCAGGCGGTAAAGTATTTTTAGAAGGCCCTGTCTGTCTTTTGAATCGCAGTGAAAATTTTAGGTGGTTGGAGCCAAAATCTAAGTGCCAGGGATAA
- a CDS encoding ATP-dependent Clp protease proteolytic subunit, producing the protein MPEGEMMHKLQDVIDRKLLDSRRIFFSEPVTEKSAAEAIKKLWYLELTSPGQPIVFVINSPGGSVDAGFAVWDQIKMISSPVTTVVTGLAASMGSVLSLCAAPGRRFATPHARIMIHQPSIGGTITGQATDLDIHAREILKTKARIIDVYVETTGQTREVVEKAIDRDMWMSANEAMEFGLLDGILFSFNDL; encoded by the coding sequence ATGCCAGAAGGGGAAATGATGCATAAGTTACAAGATGTGATAGATAGAAAGTTGTTAGATTCTCGGCGAATTTTTTTCTCTGAGCCTGTAACAGAGAAGAGCGCTGCGGAAGCTATCAAGAAGCTTTGGTATTTGGAGCTCACAAGTCCTGGGCAACCGATTGTATTTGTTATTAATAGTCCGGGAGGTTCTGTTGATGCAGGTTTTGCCGTATGGGACCAAATTAAAATGATCTCTTCTCCTGTGACTACTGTGGTAACAGGATTGGCAGCATCTATGGGATCTGTATTGAGTTTATGTGCAGCTCCAGGAAGACGGTTCGCTACGCCTCACGCTCGTATCATGATTCACCAGCCTTCTATTGGCGGAACCATCACTGGTCAAGCAACTGATTTGGATATTCACGCACGTGAAATTTTAAAAACAAAAGCGCGCATTATTGATGTGTACGTCGAAACAACTGGTCAGACTCGAGAAGTGGTGGAGAAAGCTATTGATCGGGACATGTGGATGAGTGCGAACGAAGCTATGGAGTTTGGATTATTAGATGGGATTCTCTTCTCTTTTAACGACCTGTAA
- a CDS encoding DUF3604 domain-containing protein produces MRRSVCYVTPSVARAGQISTWRFEYSSASFLPEGTLLKFDLGIEGRPIDWEIPSTDLSQPCNTIYLETPAEDIVSAEAVYAPGTYIPTFHFVLPCDIEAGDTFSIILGASPNFPQEDASGNGAQLFTQRRKPFSLYVDPSGKGVFEDPDIFTMDIRGNVLKNIRIFAPSYVIKNKRFDITVRFEDEFGNLTNFSPQETHVELSYEHLRENLNWQLFIPETGFVILPNLYFNEPGVYRIQLRNQATKEVFTSAPIKCFAENSSHLLWGLLHGESERVDSENDIESCLRYFRDDCALNFFATSSFEVQDGLTPETIKIINQTVADFNEEDRFIALSGAQYLSDESGEGIREVLLAKETKSPGKHKECKLFPLSKLYKQSTNHELISIPIFTASKKFGYNFKNFHPEFERVVEIYNSWGCSERTESEGNPFPIKGSVDSENPEGTILSALKKNLRFGFVAGGLDDRNLYANFFDSDQQQYAPGLTAVICSKYSRESLLEALYQRQCYATTGQRIIVNFQITSAPMGSELSTAIKPGLVVNRHISGYVAGTAKLTTIEIIRNGDVLHTFSPDGNNFEYEYDDLTSFAQIALPDPQNGAPFAFYYLRVTQENGAMAWSSPIWIDLN; encoded by the coding sequence ATGCGCAGATCTGTTTGTTACGTTACTCCTTCAGTTGCCAGAGCTGGTCAAATTTCTACTTGGCGATTTGAATATTCTTCCGCTTCCTTCCTTCCTGAAGGAACATTATTAAAGTTTGACTTAGGGATAGAAGGCCGCCCTATAGATTGGGAAATTCCTTCTACGGATCTTTCCCAACCGTGTAATACCATCTATTTAGAAACACCTGCAGAGGATATTGTATCAGCAGAAGCTGTTTATGCCCCCGGAACTTATATTCCAACTTTTCACTTCGTTCTTCCTTGCGATATAGAAGCTGGTGATACTTTTTCTATTATTCTTGGAGCCTCTCCTAACTTCCCTCAAGAGGATGCTTCAGGTAATGGGGCTCAGTTATTTACTCAACGCCGAAAACCTTTTTCTCTTTATGTTGATCCCTCTGGTAAGGGAGTCTTTGAGGATCCGGATATCTTCACCATGGACATTCGAGGGAATGTTCTGAAAAATATCCGCATCTTTGCTCCTTCTTACGTTATCAAAAATAAACGCTTTGATATTACGGTGCGCTTCGAAGATGAATTCGGGAATTTAACCAACTTCTCTCCACAAGAAACACATGTTGAACTCTCTTATGAACATCTTAGGGAAAATTTAAACTGGCAGTTATTTATTCCTGAAACAGGGTTCGTTATTCTTCCTAACCTTTATTTCAACGAACCCGGGGTGTATCGTATTCAGTTACGTAATCAAGCAACCAAAGAAGTATTTACTTCTGCACCTATTAAATGCTTTGCTGAAAATTCTTCTCATCTTCTTTGGGGGCTTTTGCACGGGGAATCCGAACGAGTGGACTCGGAAAATGATATCGAATCTTGCTTACGTTATTTCCGCGATGACTGCGCTTTGAATTTCTTTGCTACATCCTCGTTTGAAGTGCAAGATGGACTTACTCCTGAAACTATCAAAATTATTAACCAAACGGTTGCTGACTTCAATGAAGAGGATCGTTTTATTGCTTTATCCGGAGCGCAATATCTTTCTGATGAATCAGGAGAAGGGATCCGGGAAGTTTTGCTCGCAAAAGAGACAAAATCTCCAGGGAAACATAAAGAATGTAAACTTTTCCCCTTGTCTAAACTGTATAAACAGTCTACAAATCATGAATTGATCTCAATTCCAATCTTCACTGCATCTAAAAAATTTGGCTATAATTTTAAAAATTTTCACCCTGAATTTGAGCGTGTTGTTGAGATCTATAACTCTTGGGGTTGTTCTGAAAGAACAGAAAGTGAAGGAAATCCTTTCCCTATAAAGGGCTCTGTTGACTCTGAAAATCCGGAAGGAACCATTCTGTCTGCTTTGAAAAAAAACCTTCGTTTTGGGTTTGTAGCTGGAGGACTCGATGATAGAAACTTGTATGCAAACTTCTTCGATTCTGACCAACAACAATACGCTCCCGGGCTAACGGCTGTTATTTGTAGTAAATATTCCCGAGAATCTTTACTTGAAGCCTTGTATCAAAGACAATGTTATGCCACTACAGGGCAGAGAATTATTGTTAATTTCCAAATCACCTCAGCACCTATGGGGTCAGAACTTTCTACAGCCATTAAGCCCGGGCTCGTGGTTAATAGGCACATTTCAGGATACGTAGCCGGAACAGCAAAGCTTACCACCATAGAGATCATCCGTAACGGAGACGTACTCCACACCTTCTCTCCTGATGGCAACAATTTTGAATACGAGTATGATGACTTAACGTCATTTGCTCAAATTGCTCTTCCAGATCCTCAAAATGGAGCTCCTTTTGCCTTTTACTACCTAAGAGTAACACAAGAAAATGGTGCTATGGCCTGGAGCTCCCCTATTTGGATAGATCTTAACTAG
- a CDS encoding UPF0158 family protein, producing MTTYPVPQNPLLLRVLRLMDAFSKSDDERDFYLDRVEGFIMYIDLDKDQEDLDKIYQELEENADRYCLIPKLTFYEIKKIMETFVNEKIYDIDTKEKFLEIVQSKDAREQFLEFLYDHETEQEKWQQFYVERSRIRIIEWLRNNKFQFVFEEDLDFSKHILEQLKIHLFDTKVSKELTQARQLLLNKSKVYYSNEALNPRPKRGRPPKQSAKVEAETTVSSDIYTKVPPAARRFLFLPEITSASSLTFSEKFDTEEEFLAHLRGGGRLEDHLNLAKFSERFDSLRELSAKLGYDSDGDSEDLFDGEYGEEEDEDFKPKKPAKRGRKKARS from the coding sequence ATGACAACATATCCTGTACCTCAAAATCCTCTTTTATTGCGCGTTCTACGACTAATGGATGCTTTCTCGAAGTCTGATGACGAGAGAGATTTTTATCTAGATCGAGTGGAGGGGTTCATTATGTATATAGACCTCGATAAAGATCAGGAGGATCTTGATAAAATTTACCAAGAACTAGAAGAGAATGCTGATCGGTATTGTTTGATTCCAAAGTTAACCTTCTATGAGATCAAGAAGATCATGGAGACATTTGTTAACGAAAAAATTTACGATATCGATACTAAAGAAAAGTTTTTGGAGATTGTACAATCTAAAGATGCTCGCGAGCAGTTTTTAGAGTTTCTTTATGACCATGAGACAGAGCAGGAGAAGTGGCAACAGTTTTATGTTGAGCGTTCTCGTATTCGTATCATCGAGTGGTTAAGAAATAATAAGTTTCAATTTGTCTTTGAAGAAGATCTTGATTTTTCAAAACATATTTTAGAGCAATTGAAGATACATTTGTTTGATACGAAAGTATCGAAGGAGTTGACACAGGCCAGGCAGCTTCTTTTGAACAAGTCTAAGGTTTACTATTCAAATGAGGCTTTAAATCCTCGGCCGAAAAGGGGACGGCCTCCTAAGCAGTCTGCAAAAGTTGAAGCAGAGACGACTGTATCCAGTGATATTTATACGAAAGTTCCTCCTGCAGCACGACGTTTTCTATTTCTGCCTGAGATTACGTCTGCTTCGTCACTTACTTTTTCTGAAAAATTCGATACAGAAGAAGAGTTCCTTGCGCATTTAAGAGGGGGAGGACGATTAGAAGATCATTTAAATTTAGCTAAGTTTTCGGAGCGCTTTGACTCTTTGCGAGAATTGTCTGCTAAGCTTGGTTATGATAGTGATGGCGATTCTGAAGATCTCTTTGATGGAGAGTATGGAGAAGAGGAAGACGAGGACTTTAAGCCTAAGAAGCCAGCCAAGCGCGGTAGGAAAAAGGCTCGCTCGTAA
- a CDS encoding menaquinone biosynthetic enzyme MqnA/MqnD family protein: MSRAFKHCLTVGCVRYVNALPFSIGLSRAPWISLHTDTPANLVPKLLSGDVDYALTSVIAKFSSPLYQVSSFGIAAYKKILSVNLHARPQFFSKESPRIAATKESLSSIMLVRILCENLWKIPFPSITSFSSEEVLSQAEHYDALLLIGDTALRHPVIPGFQTYDLAASWYDLTAKPFVFAGVLSLSSESLASLQEGFSSALHYFLDHKTEVYQKAAALLGLPVSLMQQYYTLCRYELSEEDFAGLQQFKSYYDRLPQQTEHPRYV; this comes from the coding sequence ATGTCTCGTGCATTCAAACATTGTTTAACAGTTGGCTGTGTGCGCTATGTCAATGCTTTGCCTTTCTCTATAGGGCTATCCCGAGCTCCTTGGATTTCCTTACATACAGATACACCAGCAAATCTAGTCCCTAAGCTGCTTTCGGGAGATGTGGATTATGCTCTGACTTCAGTAATCGCAAAATTTTCCTCTCCTCTATACCAAGTCTCTTCTTTTGGGATTGCTGCTTACAAAAAGATTTTAAGTGTAAATTTACATGCCAGACCACAATTTTTTTCCAAAGAATCTCCTCGTATAGCTGCTACAAAAGAAAGTCTTTCTTCTATTATGCTTGTACGCATCCTTTGTGAAAATCTTTGGAAAATTCCATTCCCCTCTATCACTTCGTTTTCTTCTGAAGAGGTTCTTTCTCAAGCAGAACATTACGATGCTCTATTATTGATAGGAGATACCGCTTTACGACATCCTGTCATCCCTGGATTTCAAACTTATGACCTAGCAGCTTCTTGGTATGATCTCACAGCAAAGCCGTTTGTATTTGCTGGAGTTCTTAGCTTATCTTCAGAATCTCTTGCTAGTCTACAAGAAGGATTCTCGTCCGCGCTTCATTATTTTCTGGATCATAAAACAGAGGTTTACCAAAAAGCTGCTGCATTGCTAGGACTTCCTGTATCGCTAATGCAACAGTATTACACATTATGTCGCTATGAGCTTTCCGAGGAAGATTTTGCAGGATTACAACAGTTTAAGAGCTATTATGATCGACTTCCCCAACAAACCGAACATCCAAGATATGTTTGA
- a CDS encoding CofH family radical SAM protein: MTTLPARILPKSSWIKSLFDDYLSGARLSEEQALQLLLVGPEDQQALWSFADLVRANRVGDTVFYSSTLYLYPTNFCQFNCTFCSFYAKPGNPSGWFFSPDELLLSIKETSSPITETHIVAGCYPSCNLAYYEELFTKIKQNFPDLHIKALSAIEYDYLSKLENLPIKEIMHRLRIAGLDSIPGGGAEILVDEVRETLSPGRLSSQGFLDIHRTAHSLGIPSNTTMLCYHRETPADIVTHMSKLRSLQDETSGFKNFILLKFATENNALGKRLHKITARHSIPPATIIAVARLFLNNFSNIKALWNYLGLDVALHLLSCGANDFSSTHLGEKVFQMASSQKPIRMDIEGMANLITQQGRIPCLVHSNIV; this comes from the coding sequence ATGACGACCCTTCCAGCTCGAATTCTCCCTAAAAGCTCATGGATTAAATCTTTATTTGATGATTATTTATCTGGTGCACGTCTTTCAGAAGAACAAGCTTTGCAATTACTTCTTGTTGGTCCTGAGGATCAACAGGCGTTGTGGAGTTTCGCTGACTTAGTACGTGCAAATCGTGTCGGCGATACTGTTTTCTATTCTTCAACTCTCTATCTATATCCAACTAATTTCTGCCAATTTAACTGTACTTTCTGTTCCTTTTATGCTAAGCCAGGGAATCCTTCAGGATGGTTCTTTTCTCCAGATGAATTACTTCTTTCCATAAAAGAAACTTCCTCCCCCATCACAGAAACCCATATTGTCGCAGGGTGCTATCCATCATGCAATTTGGCTTATTACGAAGAGCTATTTACAAAAATCAAACAGAATTTCCCCGATCTACATATCAAAGCTCTTTCTGCTATTGAGTACGACTATTTATCCAAATTAGAAAATCTTCCTATCAAAGAAATTATGCATCGCCTTCGTATTGCAGGGCTCGATTCTATCCCTGGAGGAGGTGCAGAAATTTTAGTTGACGAGGTCCGAGAAACACTTTCTCCAGGAAGACTATCTTCTCAAGGGTTTCTAGATATCCATCGAACTGCGCACTCCTTAGGAATTCCTAGTAACACCACGATGCTCTGTTATCACAGGGAAACACCAGCAGATATCGTTACACACATGAGTAAACTACGCTCTCTCCAAGATGAGACTTCTGGGTTTAAAAACTTTATCCTTCTAAAGTTTGCTACAGAAAATAATGCTTTAGGAAAACGTTTGCATAAAATAACTGCGAGGCATTCCATTCCTCCTGCGACTATTATTGCAGTTGCTCGACTCTTTCTAAATAATTTTTCTAATATTAAAGCTTTATGGAATTATTTAGGTCTTGACGTCGCTCTGCACCTACTATCTTGTGGAGCTAATGATTTTTCTTCTACACACCTAGGAGAAAAAGTATTTCAAATGGCCTCTTCTCAAAAACCTATTCGCATGGATATCGAGGGAATGGCAAATCTAATAACACAACAAGGGCGTATTCCATGTCTCGTGCATTCAAACATTGTTTAA
- a CDS encoding hemolysin family protein, protein MLYILLAIIVLFLFFGSAISRRASALDGSDSPPLPSTFSSKILPLLCLTYGMLGAPIYRYFESIFSISFSVFWFIFLSFALVFYKILPLLIHYSESCIESRVKAFTTKILGKTGTGHTIPSSTTAQQLPPSVPSNELSTNISCLNNMIAREIMTPKADIFALQEETPISQAFTLIIEEGYSRVPLFTKSIDDITGMVLVKDLLPVYYQNPHSSQPLSSIAYPPLYTPEIRRVSLLLQEFRQKRRHLAIVVNEYGFTEGLVSMEDIIEEIFGEIADEYDDQEDVHYKKVGNAWIVDGRMNISDAEECLGLRIAHENSYDTLGGYVFHKLGAVPEKGMKIYDEDFSIDILSCSDRNVEKMKIIPRKRKHLL, encoded by the coding sequence ATGCTATACATTCTGCTAGCAATTATCGTTCTTTTCCTTTTTTTCGGCTCAGCAATCAGTCGCAGAGCTTCTGCATTAGATGGAAGCGATAGTCCCCCTCTCCCCTCTACTTTCTCATCTAAAATTCTTCCATTGCTTTGTCTGACCTATGGAATGTTGGGGGCTCCTATCTACCGATACTTCGAAAGTATCTTCTCCATTTCCTTTTCTGTTTTTTGGTTTATATTCCTATCTTTTGCTCTAGTATTTTATAAAATTTTACCCCTTTTGATTCATTATTCCGAAAGCTGCATAGAATCTAGAGTAAAAGCCTTTACTACTAAAATTTTAGGAAAAACTGGAACTGGACATACTATACCCTCTTCAACGACTGCTCAACAACTTCCTCCTTCAGTACCTTCGAATGAGTTATCTACAAATATTTCCTGCCTGAATAATATGATCGCGCGAGAAATTATGACTCCGAAAGCAGACATCTTCGCCCTGCAAGAGGAAACTCCTATTTCTCAAGCTTTTACTTTGATTATAGAGGAAGGATACAGCCGTGTTCCCCTGTTTACTAAAAGCATTGATGATATCACTGGCATGGTACTTGTAAAAGACTTGCTTCCTGTTTACTACCAAAATCCTCACTCTTCTCAACCATTATCCTCTATTGCCTATCCACCTTTGTATACTCCAGAGATTCGTCGAGTCTCTCTGCTTTTACAAGAATTTCGCCAAAAACGCCGTCACCTAGCTATTGTTGTTAACGAATATGGGTTCACGGAAGGGCTCGTCTCAATGGAAGATATTATCGAAGAAATTTTTGGAGAAATCGCAGATGAATACGATGACCAAGAAGATGTGCACTACAAGAAAGTAGGCAATGCTTGGATTGTAGATGGTCGTATGAATATTTCAGATGCTGAAGAGTGTTTAGGACTTCGTATAGCACATGAAAATAGTTACGATACTCTTGGAGGGTATGTTTTCCATAAATTAGGCGCTGTCCCTGAAAAAGGAATGAAAATTTACGACGAAGATTTTTCTATAGATATTCTGTCTTGCTCCGACCGAAATGTAGAAAAAATGAAAATCATTCCAAGAAAGAGAAAACATTTATTATAA
- a CDS encoding small basic protein, whose amino-acid sequence MSRHRSYGKSVKGETKRNVLKRFERIEVLRKLGRWDDATAKKVTGLIKTPVIK is encoded by the coding sequence ATGTCTAGACATCGCAGTTACGGAAAGTCCGTCAAGGGAGAGACCAAGAGAAACGTTCTTAAGCGTTTCGAACGCATCGAAGTTTTACGCAAGTTAGGGCGTTGGGACGATGCTACCGCAAAAAAAGTCACGGGCCTCATTAAAACTCCTGTAATTAAGTAG
- the ybeY gene encoding rRNA maturation RNase YbeY, which produces MSPSSPQIFISNEQQDVSIDLQSVERLVALFFQLKQISTDQVYIYFLSDDALAQLHNEQFSDPSLTDTITLPIDKPGTQTFPHILGEAFVSPKAALRFLGKCTEEQLYHELSRYVIHSLLHMLGYDDQTDEDKQIMQEQEEAALTFLSQNQALLQPSV; this is translated from the coding sequence TTGAGCCCATCTTCTCCTCAAATTTTTATTTCTAATGAACAACAAGACGTTAGTATAGATTTACAATCTGTCGAGCGTCTTGTTGCTTTGTTTTTTCAGCTTAAACAAATTTCTACGGATCAGGTGTACATTTACTTCCTAAGTGATGATGCTCTTGCTCAACTCCATAATGAGCAATTTTCTGATCCCTCTCTTACAGACACAATCACTCTTCCGATAGACAAACCAGGAACCCAAACCTTCCCTCATATTTTGGGAGAGGCTTTTGTTAGCCCTAAAGCTGCTCTACGATTCCTAGGGAAGTGTACAGAAGAGCAGTTGTATCACGAGCTTTCTCGCTATGTGATCCATTCTCTGCTACATATGCTAGGGTATGATGATCAGACTGATGAAGATAAGCAGATTATGCAAGAACAAGAGGAAGCGGCTTTGACTTTCTTATCACAAAACCAAGCCTTACTACAACCTTCTGTATAA
- the ubiE gene encoding bifunctional demethylmenaquinone methyltransferase/2-methoxy-6-polyprenyl-1,4-benzoquinol methylase UbiE, which translates to MIDFPNKPNIQDMFDSLAPTYDRINTILSLGLHITWNRCLVSLLGRTDHLLDLCAGTGQVALSYIKKNPRASATLVDFSVKMLEKVQERYPLAPFSYVTGDITILPFSDNTFNLASMAYGLRNLSFPLQALKEAYRVLQPGGHLGILELTRPEKRNPVYLLHKLYLNLIVPSVGRFFSGNSYAYSYLKKSISNLPCDTSLEELFQEAHLKTTRKRKLFFGTATIWILEKSVS; encoded by the coding sequence ATGATCGACTTCCCCAACAAACCGAACATCCAAGATATGTTTGATTCTTTGGCGCCGACCTATGACAGAATTAATACAATTTTATCATTAGGCTTACACATAACTTGGAATCGTTGTTTAGTTTCCCTTTTGGGTAGAACAGATCATCTGTTAGATCTATGTGCAGGGACAGGACAGGTAGCCCTCTCTTATATTAAAAAAAATCCTAGAGCTTCGGCAACGCTTGTTGATTTTTCAGTAAAAATGTTAGAAAAGGTTCAAGAGCGATATCCTTTAGCTCCTTTCTCTTATGTCACCGGGGACATAACAATCTTGCCTTTCTCCGATAATACTTTTAATTTGGCTTCGATGGCATACGGATTACGGAATTTATCCTTTCCTTTACAAGCATTGAAAGAGGCTTATCGTGTATTACAACCTGGAGGACATCTAGGCATCTTAGAGCTTACTCGGCCAGAAAAGCGCAATCCAGTTTATCTGCTACATAAGCTTTATCTGAATCTAATCGTTCCCAGTGTCGGACGCTTTTTCTCTGGGAACAGCTACGCCTACTCATACCTAAAAAAGAGTATCAGTAATCTTCCCTGCGATACCTCCCTTGAAGAACTATTCCAGGAAGCTCACCTCAAGACTACTCGAAAACGGAAACTTTTCTTTGGTACAGCAACGATCTGGATTTTAGAAAAATCAGTCTCTTGA
- a CDS encoding anti-sigma factor antagonist: protein MNNFHKEEQGQTGILHLQGKLDGVSSPAVQESISESLSNGMKNIILDCGALDYISSAGIRVLLQSYHQVGKNAGKIALTSISKTVEQTLYVTGFLSYFKVFDSVNEALQALAKENA, encoded by the coding sequence ATGAATAACTTTCATAAAGAGGAACAAGGTCAAACAGGCATACTTCATTTACAAGGAAAACTCGATGGCGTCTCCTCTCCTGCTGTACAAGAAAGTATTTCTGAGTCTCTCTCCAACGGTATGAAAAATATTATTTTGGACTGCGGAGCTTTGGACTACATATCTAGTGCAGGTATTCGCGTTCTTCTACAGAGCTATCATCAAGTAGGGAAAAATGCAGGGAAAATCGCTCTAACCTCTATTTCTAAAACCGTTGAGCAAACCCTCTATGTTACCGGTTTTTTATCCTATTTCAAAGTATTTGATTCCGTAAATGAAGCTTTGCAAGCTTTAGCCAAAGAAAATGCTTAA
- a CDS encoding glycine hydroxymethyltransferase yields MASLLDRYLRNISEKNHQSLASVAYLASLDHLLHTFPSIGHSIVQELKSQRSRLKMIASENFSSLSVQLAMGNLLTDKYCEGSPFKRFYSCCENVDAIEWECVETAKELFGAESACVQPHSGADANLLAIMSILTQKIQNPAVHRLGYKTINDLSEQEYEALKLEMAQYKCLGPSLNSGGHLTHGTVRMNIMSKLMHCLPYEVNLDTELFDYDEIARIAKTHKPTVLIGGYSSYSRRLNFAVLKQIAEDCGAVLWVDMAHFAGLVAGGVFVGEENPIPYADIVTTTTHKTLRGPRGGLVLAKKEYAETLNKACPLMMGGPLPHVIAAKAIALKEAMTITFRKYAHQVVENARTLAEVFQRNGLRLLTGGTDNHMLIIDLTSLGVPGRIAEDILTSVGIAVNRNAIPSDAAGKWKTSGIRLGTPALTTLGMSSAEMEEVANIIVKVLRNITVRSHAEGGSSKSEGELPEEIAQEARQRVADLLIRFPLYPEIDLETLV; encoded by the coding sequence ATGGCGTCTTTATTGGATAGATATTTGAGAAATATTTCCGAAAAAAATCACCAAAGTTTGGCTTCCGTAGCCTATTTAGCATCTTTGGACCATTTGTTACATACATTTCCTTCTATAGGACATAGCATAGTGCAGGAATTGAAAAGCCAAAGATCTCGATTGAAAATGATTGCTTCAGAGAACTTTTCTTCTCTATCTGTTCAATTAGCTATGGGGAATTTACTCACAGATAAGTATTGTGAAGGAAGCCCGTTTAAGCGGTTCTATTCTTGTTGTGAGAATGTGGATGCTATTGAGTGGGAGTGTGTAGAAACTGCTAAAGAGTTGTTCGGAGCAGAGAGTGCTTGTGTTCAGCCTCATTCGGGTGCAGATGCTAATTTGTTAGCGATTATGTCTATTCTTACACAGAAGATTCAAAATCCAGCTGTTCATCGTTTGGGATACAAGACGATCAATGATCTTTCAGAGCAAGAGTATGAGGCTTTGAAATTGGAAATGGCTCAATATAAATGTTTGGGTCCTTCTTTAAATTCCGGCGGGCATTTGACTCATGGTACCGTACGTATGAATATCATGTCTAAGTTGATGCACTGTCTTCCTTATGAGGTTAATTTAGATACCGAACTGTTTGATTATGATGAAATCGCGAGAATAGCGAAAACACATAAACCAACCGTTCTTATTGGAGGATATTCGTCGTATTCCAGACGATTAAATTTTGCTGTATTGAAGCAAATTGCAGAAGATTGTGGTGCAGTTTTATGGGTAGATATGGCTCATTTTGCAGGGCTAGTTGCTGGCGGTGTTTTTGTAGGAGAAGAAAATCCTATACCTTATGCGGATATTGTTACAACGACTACACATAAAACTTTACGAGGTCCTAGGGGTGGTCTAGTTTTAGCTAAAAAAGAATATGCTGAGACTTTGAATAAAGCTTGTCCGTTGATGATGGGAGGGCCTCTTCCCCATGTAATAGCAGCTAAAGCTATCGCTTTGAAAGAAGCGATGACGATAACTTTTAGAAAATATGCACATCAAGTTGTAGAGAATGCGCGGACTTTGGCTGAAGTTTTTCAGCGTAATGGATTGAGATTATTAACTGGAGGAACAGATAATCATATGTTGATTATCGATTTGACCTCTCTCGGAGTTCCTGGACGTATTGCAGAAGATATATTAACTTCTGTAGGTATCGCTGTGAATCGTAATGCTATTCCTTCTGATGCTGCAGGGAAATGGAAAACTTCTGGTATTCGGTTGGGTACGCCGGCACTAACAACATTAGGCATGAGTAGTGCTGAGATGGAAGAAGTCGCGAATATTATTGTGAAAGTATTGCGAAATATTACTGTGAGAAGCCATGCTGAGGGCGGTTCTAGTAAAAGTGAGGGGGAGCTACCGGAAGAAATTGCTCAAGAGGCGAGACAACGAGTAGCAGATTTATTAATAAGATTCCCTCTTTACCCTGAAATTGATTTGGAAACGCTAGTTTAG